In a genomic window of Brassica rapa cultivar Chiifu-401-42 chromosome A10, CAAS_Brap_v3.01, whole genome shotgun sequence:
- the LOC103845243 gene encoding VAMP-like protein YKT61, giving the protein MKITALLVLKAAPETSDPVILANASDVSHFGYFQRSSVKEFVVFVGRTVASRTPPSQRQSVQHEEYKVHAYNRNGLCAVGFMDDHYPVRSAFSLLNQVIDEYQKSFGEAWRSAKEDSSQPWPYLAEALTKFQDPAEADKLLKIQRELDETKIILHKTIDSVLARGEKLDSLVEKSSDLSMASQMFYKQAKKTNSCCTIL; this is encoded by the exons ATGAAGATCACCGCCTTGCTTGTTCTCAAGGCCGCCCCCGAAACTTCGGATCCAGTCATCCTCGCAAACGCTTCGGACGTCTCTCACTTTGGCTATTTCCAGCGATCTAGCGTCAAGGAGTTCGTCGTTTTCGTCGGCCGCACCGTCGCTAGCCGAACCCCTCCTTCTCAGCGCCAGTCCGTCCAGCACGAAg AGTACAAGGTTCACGCTTACAATAGGAATGGTCTTTGCGCGGTGGGATTCATGGACGATCATTATCCTGTTCGAAGTGCCTTTTCTCTTCTCAATCAG GTGATAGATGAGTACCAGAAGAGTTTTGGTGAGGCATGGAGGTCTGCTAAAGAAGACTCCTCTCAGCCTTGGCCTTACTTAGCCGAAGCTCTTACCAAATTTCAG GACCCAGCAGAGGCTGATAAGCTGTTGAAAATCCAGAGGGAGTTGGATGAGACCAAGATTATCCTC CATAAGACCATTGATAGCGTTCTAGCCCGTGGTGAGAAGCTCGACAGCCTAGTGGAGAAGAGCTCAGATTTGAGCATGGCATCGCAG ATGTTCTACAAGCAAGCAAAGAAAACGAATTCATGCTGCACTATTCTCTGA
- the LOC103845246 gene encoding uncharacterized protein LOC103845246 isoform X2: MEEEKKKEGSYRYWVREATADAAPPPQPQKLTNNDVASNAPALGSLWNQAGTWEEKNITKWATDRLKELLVSVGSLQFSSGKAEIIDVNRCVGDAFLVTVRNKKRVGYTYELSLKVQGEWSFEEDTKKVKGSLDIPEFSFGELDDLEVNVKLSEDKELSQQLKQQVRLDMKQFLEPIRLKLGQFEQELKDR, translated from the exons atggaggaggagaagaagaaagagggaTCGTATAGGTACTGGGTGAGAGAAGCAACAGCGGACGCAGCTCCTCCTCCTCAGCCACAGAAGCTCACCAACAACGACGTCGCTTCCAATGCTCCTGCCCTCGGCTCCCTATGGAATCAG GCTGGCACTTGGGAGGAAAAAAATATCACGAAATGGGCCACTGATCGATTAAag GAGCTGCTGGTGTCAGTGGGTTCACTGCAGTTCTCTTCTGGAAAAGCTGAGATTATAGATGTTAACAGATGTGTTGGAGAT GCTTTCTTGGTCACAGTTCGGAACAAGAAAAGAGTTGGCTATACTTACGAGCTTTCCCTCAAAGTCCAAG GAGAGTGGTCTTTTGAAGAGGACACGAAAAAGGTGAAGGGGAGTCTCGACATTCCTGAGTTCTCATTCGGCGAGCTTGATGATCTTGAG GTGAACGTGAAGCTCAGTGAAGACAAAGAGCTTTCCCAGCAACTGAAGCAGCAAGTTCGGTTAGATATGAAGCAGTTCTTGGAGCCTATACGCCTGAAACTTGGACAGTTCGAGCAGGAACTCAAAGATCGATAG
- the LOC103845244 gene encoding glucan endo-1,3-beta-glucosidase 6, translating to MRWSFVAVVVLTVAAVVCPKASSIGANWGTQASHPLPPDIVVRMLRENGIQKVKLFDAEYDTLRALGKSGIEVMVGIPNEMLASLASSLKAAEKWVAKNVSTHIKTDNVNIRYVAVGNEPFLSTYNGSYLTTTFPALRNIQIALIRAGLQNQVKVTCPLNADVYESSNTFPSGGDFRANIRDLMITIVKFLSDNGGPFTVNIYPFISLYNDANFPVDYAFFDGNSQPVSDGGTFYYNMFDANYDTLVHALEKNGFGNMPIIVGEIGWPTDGDKNANVEFAKKFNQGFMAHISGGKGTPRRPGPIDAYLFSLIDEDAKSVQPGYFERHWGIFTFDGLPKYVLNLGTTNTGALIQAKGVRYLQRKWCVMKPNVRLDDPQVAPSVSYACSLGDCTSLGVGTSCGNLDGKENISYAFNSYYQINDQLDMACKFPNISEVTKTDPSTGTCRFPIMIEPYYGAAVQGQVFFFPLLVAVAIAMLSIF from the exons ATGAGGTGGAGTTTTGTGGCGGTGGTAGTACTGACGGTGGCGGCGGTGGTTTGTCCCAAAGCAAGTTCGATTGGAGCGAACTGGGGAACGCAGGCCTCCCACCCTCTTCCACCAGATATAGTGGTGAGGATGCTGAGAGAGAATGGTATTCAGAAAGTAAAGCTCTTCGACGCTGAGTACGACACTCTCAGAGCTCTGGGCAAATCAGGAATCGAGGTTATGGTCGGTATCCCCAACGAGATGCTAGCCTCTCTCGCCTCAAGCCTCAAAGCCGCTGAGAAATGGGTTGCTAAAAATGTTTCTACTCACATCAAAACCGATAACGTCAACATCAG GTACGTGGCTGTTGGTAATGAGCCTTTCCTGTCGACTTACAACGGGAGCTATCTCACCACCACATTCCCCGCGCTGAGAAACATCCAAATCGCGTTAATAAGAGCCGGTCTTCAGAACCAAGTGAAAGTGACCTGTCCCCTAAACGCCGACGTCTACGAAAGCTCCAACACCTTCCCCTCCGGAGGCGACTTCAGAGCCAACATCCGCGACCTCATGATCACAATCGTCAAGTTCTTGAGCGACAACGGCGGCCCCTTCACCGTCAACATCTACCCTTTCATCAGTCTCTACAACGACGCCAACTTCCCAGTAGACTACGCCTTCTTCGACGGCAACTCGCAGCCGGTCAGCGACGGTGGAACATTCTACTACAACATGTTCGACGCAAACTACGACACTCTGGTCCACGCCCTCGAGAAGAACGGCTTCGGAAACATGCCGATCATAGTCGGCGAGATCGGTTGGCCTACGGATGGGGACAAGAACGCTAACGTGGAGTTCGCTAAGAAGTTCAACCAAGGCTTCATGGCCCACATCTCAGGCGGGAAAGGCACTCCTAGAAGGCCTGGCCCAATAGACGCCTACCTCTTCAGTCTCATCGACGAGGACGCCAAAAGCGTTCAGCCTGGTTACTTCGAGCGTCACTGGGGGATATTCACGTTCGACGGGTTGCCAAAATACGTGTTGAACTTGGGAACGACCAACACTGGAGCTTTGATACAAGCCAAAGGTGTGAGGTATCTGCAGAGGAAGTGGTGTGTGATGAAGCCTAACGTGAGGCTGGACGATCCTCAGGTGGCGCCTAGCGTGAGCTACGCGTGTAGCCTCGGGGATTGCACTAGCCTCGGGGTTGGGACGTCGTGTGGGAATCTGGATGGGAAGGAGAATATATCGTATGCTTTTAACAGTTATTATCAGATAAATGACCAGCTGGATATGGCGTGTAAGTTTCCGAATATATCGGAGGTGACTAAGACGGATCCTTCGACGGGGACGTGCAGGTTTCCGATTATGATAGAGCCTTATTACGGTGCGGCTGTACAAGGACAAGTGTTCTTCTTCCCGCTGCTGGTGGCTGTAGCCATTGCCATGCTATCTATTTTTTGA
- the LOC103845242 gene encoding glycerophosphodiester phosphodiesterase GDPDL7, producing MLRFLILFSLFIHSCVAAPKAPAAAAALPTKKWLTLNGQEPGVVARGGISGLFPESCALANDLAISSSSPGLTILCNLQMTNDGAGICLPDIRLDNATTISTLFPKGQKTYKVNGQDLKGWFALDYSADTIFSNVSLVQNIYSRPSIFDGELPISAVEDVLGIKPPKFWLSVQNDAFYMEHKLSPAEYLRSLGFRGITFISSPEIGFLKSIGRDAVMSKTKLIFEFKDPEAMEPTTNKKYSEILQNLAAIKAFASGVLVPKGYIWPIDTAKYLKPATTLVADAHKAGLEVYASGFANDMPASFNYSYDPSAEYLQFVDNGQFSVDGVVTDFPPTASQAISCFSHQKGNLPKAGHALVITHNGASGDYPGCTDLAYQKAVEDGADVIDCSVQMSKDGIAFCHDSADLTVSSTAMATFMSRATSVPEIQPTNGVFSFDLTWAEIQSLKPQIQSPFIAKVGISRNPANKNAGKFVTLDDFLKFSKEKAVTGVLVNIQNAAYLASKKGLGIVDAVKSALTKSTLDKQTTQRVLIQSDDSSVLAGFEAVPPYTRVLSIDKEIGDAPKASVDEIKKHADAVNILRSSLVSISGSFAAGKTNVVEEMHKGNISVYVSVLRNEYISIAFDYFSDPTVEFATFIAGNGVDGVITEFPATASRYLRSPCSDLNKEQPYAILPAEAGALISVANKEAQPPASAPNPPLDAKDVIDPPLPPVANMAANNATGATPNAPGHSGSIATTANLCLSLLAILAMGLLFATD from the exons ATGCTGAGGTTTCTAATTCTTTTCTCCCTTTTCATACACTCTTGTGTTGCGGCTCCCAAGGCTCCTGCTGCTGCCGCCGCTCTTCCTACCAAAAAATGGCTCACCCTTAACG GTCAAGAACCTGGGGTTGTGGCCAGAGGCGGCATCTCGGGTCTTTTCCCGGAGTCATGCGCCCTTGCAAATGACTTGGCTATTAGCAGCAGCTCGCCTGGCCTCACAATCTTGTGCAACCTTCAGATGACAAACGACGGTGCTGGCATTTGCTTGCCTGATATCAGGCTTGACAATGCAACCACCATCTCCACCCTCTTCCCCAAAGGCCAGAAGACCTACAAGGTCAATGGTCAGGACCTTAAAGGCTGGTTTGCCCTTGACTACTCTGCTGACACCATCTTCTCCAATGTCTCTT TGGTCCAGAACATCTACTCTCGGCCCAGCATTTTCGACGGCGAGTTGCCTATTTCCGCCGTGGAAGACGTCCTAGGAATCAAGCCTCCCAAGTTCTGGTTGAGCGTTCAG AACGATGCATTCTACATGGAACACAAGCTGAGCCCAGCCGAGTACCTGAGAAGCCTAGGATTCCGTGGCATTACTTTCATCTCATCTCCGGAGATCGGTTTCTTGAAGAGCATCGGGAGAGATGCAGTCATGTCCAAGACAAAACTCATATTCGAGTTCAAAGACCCTGAAGCAATGGAACCCACCACCAACAAAAAGTACAGCGAGATTCTGCAGAACCTTGCAGCCATCAAGGCATTTGCTTCAGGCGTTCTTGTCCCCAAAGGCTACATTTGGCCCATTGACACCGCTAAGTACCTTAAGCCGGCCACCACCCTTGTGGCTGATGCCCACAAGGCCGGTTTAGAGGTCTATGCCTCTGGTTTTGCTAATGATATGCCCGCCAGCTTTAACTACAGCTATGATCCCTCTGCTGAGTATCTCCAGTTTGTGGACAATGGCCAGTTCTCTGTTGATGGCGTCGTCACCGATTTCCCGCCAACAGCATCACAAGCCATCT CTTGCTTTTCACACCAAAAGGGAAATCTCCCCAAAGCAGGACACGCGTTGGTCATAACTCACAATGGAGCAAGTGGAGACTATCCAGGCTGCACTGACCTGGCTTATCAAAAAGCGGTGGAAGATGGAGCAGATGTGATCGACTGTTCTGTTCAGATGTCCAAAGATGGAATAGCTTTCTGCCATGATTCTGCAGACCTCACGGTAAGCTCCACCGCCATGGCCACGTTCATGTCCCGAGCCACCAGCGTTCCTGAAATCCAGCCTACCAACGGCGTTTTCTCTTTTGATCTCACTTGGGCTGAGATCCAGTCTCTGAAGC CTCAAATCCAGAGCCCTTTCATAGCTAAGGTGGGAATCTCGAGAAACCCAGCAAACAAGAATGCCGGGAAGTTCGTAACTCTTGATGACTTCCTTAAGTTCAGCAAAGAAAAGGCAGTCACTGGAGTTCTTGTCAACATCCAG AATGCTGCTTATTTAGCCTCAAAGAAAGGCTTAGGAATCGTAGACGCAGTCAAGTCCGCTCTGACCAAATCCACACTCGACAAGCAAACAACCCAAAGGGTATTGATTCAGTCAGATGACAGTTCAGTTCTGGCCGGTTTTGAGGCTGTCCCTCCCTACACTAGAGTCTTGAGCATCGACAAGGAAATAGGAGATGCTCCCAAGGCATCCGTTGACGAAATCAAGAAGCATGCAGATGCTGTCAATATCTTGAGAAGTTCTCTCGTCAGCATCTCCGGAAGCTTTGCCGCAGGGAAGACCAACGTAGTGGAGGAAATGCACAAGGGGAATATCTCTGTTTATGTCTCGGTGCTAAGGAACGAGTATATCTCCATAGCGTTTGACTACTTCTCTGATCCTACGGTAGAGTTTGCCACATTCATTGCAGGGAATGGCGTTGATGGAGTCATCACAGAGTTCCCTGCCACCGCCAGCAGATACTTAA GGAGTCCATGCTCAGATTTAAACAAAGAGCAGCCCTATGCCATCTTACCTGCAGAGGCTGGCGCTCTAATCTCCGTGGCAAACAAGGAAGCACAGCCACCAGCTAGTGCCCCAAACCCACCTCTTGACGCCAAAGACGTGATTGATCCTCCTCTGCCTCCTGTTGCAAACATGGCCGCCAACAATGCAACTGGAGCTACGCCAAATGCCCCTGGTCATTCTGGCTCTATTGCCACCACTGCTAATCTGTGCCTTTCCTTGCTGGCAATACTGGCTATGGGACTCCTCTTTGCCactgattaa
- the LOC103846147 gene encoding temperature-induced lipocalin-1 translates to MTSTEMKAVKGLDLERYMGRWYEIASFPSRFQPKDGVDTRATYTLNPDGTVHVLNETWNGGKRGFIQGSAYKADPKSDEAKLKVKFFVPPFLPVIPVTGDYWVLYIDPEYQHAVIGQPSRSYLWVKGVWWLKSIFGK, encoded by the coding sequence ATGACGTCGACGGAGATGAAAGCTGTGAAAGGGCTCGACTTGGAGAGATACATGGGCCGTTGGTACGAGATTGCTTCTTTCCCTTCCAGGTTCCAGCCCAAGGACGGTGTCGACACTCGCGCCACCTACACCCTTAACCCCGACGGCACGGTGCACGTTTTAAACGAGACGTGGAACGGAGGCAAGAGAGGTTTCATCCAAGGCTCAGCTTACAAAGCTGATCCTAAGAGCGACGAGGCCAAGCTTAAAGTCAAGTTCTTTGTCCCTCCTTTCCTTCCCGTTATTCCTGTCACAGGGGATTACTGGGTGTTGTATATTGATCCTGAGTACCAGCATGCTGTCATCGGACAGCCTTCAAGGAGTTATCTTTGGGTTAAGGGTGTTTGGTGGCTAAAGTCTATCTTCGGCAAGTAG
- the LOC103845246 gene encoding uncharacterized protein LOC103845246 isoform X1: MEEEKKKEGSYRYWVREATADAAPPPQPQKLTNNDVASNAPALGSLWNQAGTWEEKNITKWATDRLKELLVSVGSLQFSSGKAEIIDVNRCVGDAFLVTVRNKKRVGYTYELSLKVQVFVRVNATYFSYSGEWSFEEDTKKVKGSLDIPEFSFGELDDLEVNVKLSEDKELSQQLKQQVRLDMKQFLEPIRLKLGQFEQELKDR; the protein is encoded by the exons atggaggaggagaagaagaaagagggaTCGTATAGGTACTGGGTGAGAGAAGCAACAGCGGACGCAGCTCCTCCTCCTCAGCCACAGAAGCTCACCAACAACGACGTCGCTTCCAATGCTCCTGCCCTCGGCTCCCTATGGAATCAG GCTGGCACTTGGGAGGAAAAAAATATCACGAAATGGGCCACTGATCGATTAAag GAGCTGCTGGTGTCAGTGGGTTCACTGCAGTTCTCTTCTGGAAAAGCTGAGATTATAGATGTTAACAGATGTGTTGGAGAT GCTTTCTTGGTCACAGTTCGGAACAAGAAAAGAGTTGGCTATACTTACGAGCTTTCCCTCAAAGTCCAAG TCTTTGTTCGTGTAAATGCAACTTATTTTTCCTACTCAGGAGAGTGGTCTTTTGAAGAGGACACGAAAAAGGTGAAGGGGAGTCTCGACATTCCTGAGTTCTCATTCGGCGAGCTTGATGATCTTGAG GTGAACGTGAAGCTCAGTGAAGACAAAGAGCTTTCCCAGCAACTGAAGCAGCAAGTTCGGTTAGATATGAAGCAGTTCTTGGAGCCTATACGCCTGAAACTTGGACAGTTCGAGCAGGAACTCAAAGATCGATAG
- the LOC103845245 gene encoding uncharacterized protein LOC103845245, whose amino-acid sequence MPRFGAGNRSVSKLVITICVAAILFLPSLSYGAPRGKSSVFSLFNLKEKSRFWSESVFRSEFDDLESSVHSNSGVVNYTKAGTIASYLELMEVDAVYLPVPVNFIFIGFDGKGNQDFKLLPEELERWFSKLDHVFEHTRVPLTKEVPNPFYKTNIEKELRHHLPIISRLNYNFSVHAIQMGEKVTQVIERAINVLSRRDDVSRDEENGLRQVDVEMMEFIFSSLVEYFHLGDAYNVFVLNPKRDLKKGIYGYRRGFSDSEISYLKENKDVIKKLLQSGKPSETILAFDMVRKPLYQKHPMLKFSWTNAEETDTAEWYNACQDALNKLEQLSHGKDAAELIQSKVLQLLHGKNEDMKIFLEKGLKAGDISNLNAECLTDTWIGKGRWAFIDLTAGPFSWGPSVGGEGVRTELSLPNVGKTIGAVAEISEDEAEERLQVAIQDKFSVFGEKDHQAVDILLAEIDVYELFAFKHCKGRKVKLALCEELDERMRDLKTELQSLEGDAHDEVHQRKAMEALKRMESWNLFSDEHEEFKNYTVARDTFLAHLGATLWGSMRHIISPSVADGAFHHYEKISFQLVFITQEKVRQIKQLPVDLKALMDGLSSLLLPSQKPMFSQHMLTLSEDPALAMAFSVARRAAAVPLLLVNGTYRKTVRSYLDSSILQYQLQRLNDHTSLKGGHAHSRSTLEIPIFWLINGDPLLIDKHYQAKALSNMVVVVQSEASSWESHLQCNGRSLLWDLRSPVKAAMASVAEHLAGMLPLQLVYSVAHESAIEDWTWSVGCNPFSTTSQGWQISQFQSDTIARSYMITALEESIQAVNSGIHLLRLERTNGKSFKIFKSRERELMNKYKYVISLWRRLSNIAGETRYGDAMRFLYTLEEATSGFVREVNATVEVLHPIHCSKERKVKVEMDMTTVPAMLVVLVLLYAVFKPRAPKPKIN is encoded by the exons atgcCTAGGTTCGGGGCTGGGAACAGATCCGTCTCCAAGCTCGTGATCACCATCTGTGTTGCTGCTATCCTG TTCTTGCCATCTCTATCGTATGGAGCTCCACGTGGAAAGAGTTCTGTGTTTTCCTTGTTCAATCTCAAGGAAAAGAGCAGGTTTTGGAGCGAGTCTGTCTTTCGTAGCG AGTTTGATGATCTGGAGTCTTCAGTCCACTCGAACTCCGGTGTGGTGAATTACACAAAGGCAGGAACCATTGCGAGTTACCTAGAGCTTATGGAAGTTGATGCTGTCTATCTCCCTGTGCCTGttaatttcattttcattggGTTTGATGGAAAAGGGAACCAAG ACTTCAAACTCCTTCCTGAGGAACTTGAGCGTTGGTTCAGTAAACTTGATCACGTGTTTGAACACACGCGAGTTCCTCTTACCAAAGAAGTTCCCAATCCCTTCTACAAGACTAACATTGAAAAGGAGTTGAGACACCATCTTCCTATCATCAGTCGCCTCAACTACAA CTTTTCTGTTCATGCTATACAAATGGGGGAAAAGGTGACACAAGTAATCGAGCGTGCCATCAATGTTTTATCACGCAGGGATGACGTTTCTAG AGATGAGGAAAATGGTCTAAGACAAGTCGATGTTGAGATGATGGAATTCATTTTCTCTAGCCTTGTCGAATATTTTCATCTCGGGGATGCATACAATGTATTTGTTTTGAATCCCAAACGTGACTTAAAAAAAGGCATATATGGATACCG GAGAGGGTTTTCAGACTCAGAGATATCTTATCTGAAAGAG AACAAGGACGTTATTAAAAAACTTCTTCAGTCTGGGAAGCCGTCAGAAACTATTTTAG CATTTGATATGGTGAGGAAGCCATTGTACCAGAAACATCCAATGCTTAAATTTTCCTGGACAAATGCGGAGGAGACTGATACG GCCGAGTGGTACAATGCATGCCAGGATGCTCTTAACAAATTGGAACAGCTATCCCATGGTAAAGATGCAGCCGAGCTCATTCAGAGTAAGGTTTTGCAG TTGCTTCACGGGAAGAATGAAGATATGAAGATTTTTCTGGAAAAGGGTTTAAAAGCTGGAGACATTAGTAATCTTAACGCAGAATGTCTGACTGATACTTGGATCGGAAAGGGCAG GTGGGCATTCATCGATTTAACTGCTGGCCCTTTTTCGTGGGGACCTTCTGTCGGTGGGGAAGGAGTGCGGACGGAACTTAGTTTGCCAAATGTGGGAAAGACCATTGGTGCAGTTGCAG AAATATCTGAAGATGAAGCAGAAGAAAGACTTCAAGTTGCAATTCAGGATAAATTTTCTGTATTTGGAGAG AAAGATCATCAGGCTGTTGACATTCTTCTAGCGGAGATTGATGTATATGAACTATTTGCTTTTAAGCACTGCAAGGGAAGGAAGGTGAAGCTTGCTCTTTGTGAAG AACTTGATGAGCGGATGCGGGATTTGAAAACTGAGCTGCAGTCACTTGAAGGAGATGCACATGATGAGGTTCATCAGAGAAAAGCCATGGAGGCACTCAAACGAATGGAGAGCTGGAATTTGTTTAGCGATGAACATGAG GAGTTCAAAAATTACACAGTTGCACGAGATACTTTCCTTGCACATTTAGGTGCTACTCTCTGGGGATCCATGAGACATATAATATCCCCCTCAGTTGCCGATGGTGCATTTCATCATTATGAGAAGATCTCTTTTCAGCTTGTCTTCATCACACAAGAG aAAGTTCGACAAATCAAACAGCTGCCAGTTGATCTCAAGGCTCTCATGGATGGACTTTCTTCACTGCTGTTACCTTCTCAGAAACCTATGTTCAGCCAACATAT GTTAACCCTATCTGAGGATCCTGCCTTGGCTATGGCATTTTCAGTAGCCCGAAGGGCAGCTGCTGTGCCTCTATTGCTTGTCAATGGAACTTACCGGAAGACAGTTCGTTCATATCTTGATTCATCAATCCTCCAGTACCAGTTACAGAGACTGAACGATCACACTTCCCTTAAAG GAGGCCATGCCCACAGCAGGTCTACTCTTGAAATCCCCATCTTTTGGCTCATCAATGGGGATCCGCTGCTAATTGACAAGCATTATCAAGCAAAGGCGCTTTCAAATATGGTCGTTGTTGTTCAATCAGAGGCATCTTCATGGGAGAGCCATTTGCAATGCAATGGTCGATCACTTTTATGGGATCTAAG GAGCCCGGTGAAAGCAGCCATGGCTTCTGTTGCTGAACATCTAGCCGGAATGCTTCCTCTTCAACTTGTCTACAGTGTAGCTCATGAAAGTGCAATTGAG GACTGGACATGGTCAGTGGGTTGCAATCCATTTTCCACAACTTCTCAAGGTTGGCAGATTTCACAGTTTCAATCTGACACAATCGCCCGGAGCTATATGATTACGGCGCTTGAAGAGTCAATACAAGCAGTTAATTCAGGGATTCATCTTCTGCGACTGGAGCGAACGA ATGGAAAATCGTTTAAGATCTTCAAATCGAGGGAGCGTGAGCTGATGAACAAGTACAAGTACGTGATCAGCCTATGGAGACGA CTTTCGAATATTGCGGGAGAAACACGTTATGGGGACGCCATGAGATTTCTGTATACATTAGAGGAAGCCACAAGCGG ATTCGTGAGAGAAGTGAATGCAACAGTGGAGGTTTTGCACCCAATTCACTGCTCAAAAGAGAGGAAGGTGAAAGTGGAAATGGACATGACAACAGTTCCTGCAATGCTGGTAGTTCTGGTACTTCTTTACGCTGTCTTCAAGCCAAGAGCTCCTAAGCCAAAGATCAACTGA